A part of Streptomyces sp. NBC_01235 genomic DNA contains:
- the thiD gene encoding bifunctional hydroxymethylpyrimidine kinase/phosphomethylpyrimidine kinase, which translates to MSAFGAPPRVLTVAGSDSGGGAGIQADLKTMLALGVHGMSVLTAVTAQNSLGVQGAWELPVEAVRAQYRSVVDDIGVQAVKTGMLASAELVEAVAELISGTDAPVVVDPVGVSKHGDPLLAACALDSVRTKLLPVATVATPNLDEVAQLAGLRVESEEQLRDAAAAVLAYGPRWVLVKGGHLPGDAVDLLTDGAEEHWLRAPRYDNRHTHGTGCTLASAIASQLAKGQSVPEAVTEAKRYVTGAIAAGFALGAGIGPVDHGWDLRPGRDTRGA; encoded by the coding sequence GTGAGCGCTTTTGGGGCGCCTCCCCGTGTACTGACCGTCGCCGGTTCCGACTCCGGCGGCGGGGCCGGGATCCAGGCCGACCTGAAGACGATGCTCGCGCTCGGGGTGCACGGCATGAGCGTGCTCACGGCGGTCACGGCGCAGAACTCCCTCGGTGTGCAGGGGGCTTGGGAGCTGCCGGTGGAGGCGGTGCGGGCCCAGTACCGCAGCGTCGTCGACGACATCGGCGTCCAGGCCGTGAAGACGGGCATGCTCGCCTCCGCCGAACTCGTCGAGGCCGTCGCCGAGTTGATCTCGGGCACCGACGCTCCCGTCGTCGTCGACCCGGTCGGTGTCTCCAAGCACGGTGACCCGCTGCTAGCGGCCTGCGCGCTGGACTCCGTGCGGACGAAGCTGCTGCCCGTCGCGACCGTCGCCACCCCGAACCTCGACGAGGTGGCCCAACTCGCGGGCTTGCGGGTCGAGTCGGAGGAGCAGCTGCGGGACGCGGCGGCCGCCGTGCTGGCATACGGGCCCCGGTGGGTGCTGGTCAAGGGCGGCCATCTCCCCGGTGACGCCGTGGACTTGCTGACGGACGGCGCCGAGGAGCACTGGCTGCGGGCGCCGAGGTACGACAACCGGCACACACACGGCACGGGCTGCACCCTCGCGTCCGCGATCGCGTCGCAGCTGGCGAAGGGGCAGTCCGTGCCGGAGGCCGTGACGGAGGCCAAGCGTTACGTCACCGGGGCGATCGCCGCCGGGTTCGCACTCGGCGCGGGCATCGGCCCCGTGGACCACGGCTGGGACCTCAGGCCTGGACGGGATACGCGCGGAGCTTGA
- a CDS encoding thiamine-phosphate kinase, whose amino-acid sequence MKGTVGELGEFGLIRELTSRLTTTPAVRVGPGDDAAVVAAPDRRVVASTDILLEGRHFRRDWSTAYDVGRKAAAQNLADIAAMGAVPTALLLGLVVPAELPVTWPSEMMDGLRDECQVAGASVVGGDVVRGDTIMVSITALGDLRNQEPVTRGGAQPGDLVAVTGWLGWSAAGYAVLSRGFRSPRAFVEAHRRPEPPYHAGPAAASLGATAMCDVSDGLIADLGHIAEASKVRIDIRSGAIDIPTQMNDIGQAVGVDPIQWVLTGGEDHAIVATFPPDVKLPARWKVIGEVLNPSALPQVTVDGAPWTSKGGWDHFGDMES is encoded by the coding sequence ATGAAGGGCACTGTTGGTGAGCTCGGCGAGTTCGGGCTCATCAGGGAGCTCACCTCCCGTCTCACCACCACCCCCGCGGTCCGGGTCGGCCCCGGCGACGACGCCGCGGTGGTCGCCGCGCCCGACCGCAGGGTCGTGGCCAGCACCGACATCCTGCTGGAGGGCCGGCACTTCCGCCGGGACTGGTCCACGGCCTACGACGTCGGCCGCAAGGCCGCCGCACAGAACCTCGCCGACATCGCCGCCATGGGCGCGGTGCCGACGGCCCTGCTGCTCGGCCTCGTGGTGCCCGCCGAGCTGCCGGTCACCTGGCCGTCCGAGATGATGGACGGGCTGCGCGACGAGTGCCAGGTCGCCGGCGCCTCCGTGGTCGGCGGCGACGTCGTACGGGGCGACACGATCATGGTGTCGATCACCGCGCTCGGCGACCTGCGCAACCAGGAGCCGGTCACCCGGGGTGGCGCCCAGCCCGGCGACCTCGTCGCGGTGACCGGCTGGCTGGGCTGGTCCGCCGCCGGGTACGCGGTCCTCTCCCGCGGCTTCCGCTCACCCCGCGCCTTCGTCGAGGCCCACCGACGCCCCGAGCCGCCGTACCACGCGGGTCCGGCAGCGGCCTCGCTCGGCGCGACAGCGATGTGCGACGTCAGCGACGGGCTGATCGCCGACCTCGGGCACATCGCCGAGGCCAGCAAGGTCCGCATCGACATCCGCTCCGGCGCCATCGACATCCCGACGCAGATGAACGACATCGGGCAGGCCGTCGGCGTCGACCCCATCCAGTGGGTGCTCACCGGGGGAGAGGACCACGCGATCGTGGCGACGTTCCCGCCGGACGTGAAGCTGCCCGCCCGCTGGAAGGTGATCGGCGAGGTCCTCAACCCGTCCGCGCTGCCCCAGGTGACGGTCGACGGGGCGCCCTGGACCAGCAAGGGCGGCTGGGACCACTTCGGGGACATGGAGTCGTGA
- a CDS encoding FAD-dependent monooxygenase has translation MTKTQSSLSHLNVLISGASVAGPALALNLVRYGARVTVVEKAPELRGGGFAVDFRGHVHREVLTSMGIWDEIHARQTHMGPQTVVGADGSPRVDLPAEMMSGDVEIFRGDLAQIMYEHTKDSVEYVFDDSIATLTETSDGVDVTFDRGAPRHFDLVVGADGLHSNTRRLVFGDESRYLRFFDHYVAGFAMPNTLGLERTGRFYCEPGRAVGINNYDGDPDRAGALLVFRSERLSYDRRDVAAQKRILAERFAGMGWETASVLKALEETDDLYFDAIAQIHVDRLTNGRVALLGDAGYGATMGGMGTGVAVVGAYVLAGELALAGGEHRTAFAEYETRIRSFAKGCQKTSGNAGPFFAPPTERRIRSRDRMYRLLSSRLMAGFFKRLTEKAATDIKLRAYPVQA, from the coding sequence ATGACGAAGACACAGAGCAGCCTCAGCCACCTGAACGTCCTCATCTCCGGCGCCAGCGTCGCCGGCCCCGCGCTCGCGCTGAACCTCGTCCGGTACGGCGCCCGCGTCACCGTCGTCGAGAAGGCTCCCGAGCTGCGCGGGGGCGGCTTCGCGGTCGACTTCCGGGGCCATGTCCACCGTGAGGTCCTCACCTCCATGGGCATCTGGGACGAGATCCACGCCCGCCAGACCCACATGGGCCCGCAGACCGTCGTCGGCGCCGACGGCAGCCCGCGCGTGGACCTGCCGGCCGAGATGATGAGCGGCGACGTGGAGATCTTCCGCGGCGACCTCGCGCAGATCATGTACGAGCACACGAAGGACAGCGTCGAGTACGTCTTCGACGACTCGATCGCCACGCTCACGGAGACCTCCGACGGTGTCGACGTCACCTTCGACAGGGGCGCGCCGCGTCACTTCGACCTCGTCGTCGGCGCCGACGGGCTGCACTCGAACACCCGCCGGCTGGTCTTCGGCGACGAGTCCCGCTACCTGCGCTTCTTCGACCACTACGTGGCCGGCTTCGCGATGCCCAACACCCTGGGCCTGGAGCGCACCGGACGCTTCTACTGCGAACCCGGCCGCGCCGTCGGCATCAACAACTACGACGGCGATCCCGACCGCGCGGGCGCGCTGCTGGTCTTCCGGTCCGAGCGGCTGTCGTACGACCGCCGGGACGTGGCCGCGCAGAAACGGATCCTCGCCGAGCGGTTCGCGGGGATGGGCTGGGAGACGGCGAGCGTCCTCAAGGCCCTCGAAGAGACCGACGACCTGTACTTCGACGCGATCGCCCAGATCCACGTCGACCGTCTCACCAACGGGCGCGTGGCCCTGCTCGGGGACGCCGGGTACGGCGCGACCATGGGCGGTATGGGGACGGGCGTGGCCGTCGTCGGCGCGTACGTCCTCGCCGGTGAGCTGGCGCTGGCGGGCGGCGAGCACCGGACCGCGTTCGCCGAGTACGAGACCCGGATCCGGTCCTTCGCCAAGGGCTGCCAGAAGACCTCCGGCAACGCGGGCCCGTTCTTCGCCCCGCCGACCGAGCGGCGCATCCGCAGCCGGGACCGGATGTACCGGCTGCTCAGCTCACGCCTGATGGCCGGCTTCTTCAAGCGGCTCACCGAGAAGGCGGCCACCGACATCAAGCTCCGCGCGTATCCCGTCCAGGCCTGA
- a CDS encoding D-alanine--D-alanine ligase family protein, with protein sequence MSTENLPQSPQQPVRKPRVAVVFGGRSSEHGISVVTAGAVLRAIDRTKYEVLPIGITREGRWFLTADEPERMAITDRRTPDVDELAESRDGGVVLPVDPANREVVYYEAGSVPKALGEVDVVFPVLHGPYGEDGTLQGLLELSGVPYVGSGVLASAVGQDKEYMKRVFTSFGLKVGPYVVIRPREWEQDEPAARKKIVDFAGEHGWPLFVKPARAGSSIGITKVDDLSGLDEAIAEAQRHDPKILVEAALRGREIECGVLEFEDGPRASVPAEIPPPDAHAYYDFDAKYIDSTPGIVPAPLTDEETAEVRRLAVDAFEAASCEGLVRADFFLTEDGEFVINEINTMPGFTPISMYPQMWQATGIAYPELVDRLVQAALRRSTGLR encoded by the coding sequence ATGAGCACCGAGAACCTCCCCCAGAGCCCTCAGCAGCCCGTCCGTAAGCCGCGGGTGGCCGTCGTCTTCGGCGGTCGCAGCTCCGAGCACGGGATCTCCGTGGTCACCGCCGGCGCGGTCCTCAGGGCCATCGACCGGACCAAGTACGAGGTCCTGCCGATCGGCATCACGCGCGAGGGCCGCTGGTTCCTCACCGCCGACGAGCCCGAGCGCATGGCGATCACCGACCGCCGTACGCCCGATGTCGACGAACTCGCCGAGTCGCGGGACGGCGGCGTGGTGCTCCCCGTCGACCCCGCGAACCGCGAAGTCGTCTACTACGAGGCCGGATCGGTGCCCAAGGCGCTCGGCGAGGTCGACGTCGTCTTCCCGGTGCTGCACGGTCCCTACGGCGAGGACGGCACCCTCCAGGGTCTGCTGGAGCTCTCCGGTGTCCCGTACGTGGGTTCGGGTGTGCTCGCCTCGGCCGTCGGCCAGGACAAGGAGTACATGAAGCGGGTGTTCACCTCCTTCGGGCTCAAGGTCGGCCCGTACGTGGTGATCCGGCCGCGCGAGTGGGAGCAGGACGAGCCGGCCGCCCGCAAGAAGATCGTCGACTTCGCCGGCGAGCACGGCTGGCCGCTCTTCGTGAAGCCCGCGCGCGCGGGTTCGTCGATCGGCATCACCAAGGTCGACGACCTCTCCGGGCTCGACGAGGCGATCGCCGAGGCCCAGCGCCACGACCCGAAGATCCTGGTCGAGGCGGCGCTGCGGGGCCGCGAGATCGAGTGCGGCGTCCTGGAGTTCGAGGACGGCCCCCGCGCCTCCGTCCCGGCCGAGATCCCGCCGCCGGACGCGCACGCGTACTACGACTTCGACGCCAAGTACATCGACTCGACCCCGGGGATCGTCCCGGCGCCGCTGACGGACGAGGAGACCGCCGAGGTCCGCAGGCTCGCGGTGGACGCCTTCGAGGCGGCGTCCTGCGAGGGCCTGGTGCGCGCGGACTTCTTCCTCACGGAGGACGGCGAGTTCGTCATCAACGAGATCAACACGATGCCCGGCTTCACCCCGATCTCGATGTACCCCCAGATGTGGCAGGCGACCGGGATCGCCTACCCCGAGCTGGTGGACCGCCTGGTGCAGGCGGCGCTGCGCAGGTCCACGGGACTGCGTTGA
- a CDS encoding DUF3515 domain-containing protein, with translation MNLFRHRPIGLPSLALLLAAAGCSSADGDTSAAVPSPSATVTKLCRNLDKALPSSVDDLGRRDPSPASALTAGWGNPAIILRCGVDQPEKMLDPEADGVDVNGVGWLLEKQDGGSFRFTTTLRRAYVEVTIPKDRTGDGMAPLVDVASAVKKAIPEGIAD, from the coding sequence GTGAACCTTTTCCGTCACCGGCCCATCGGCCTGCCCTCGCTCGCCCTGCTGCTCGCTGCGGCGGGCTGCTCCTCAGCAGACGGTGACACGTCGGCGGCGGTTCCCAGCCCGTCGGCAACGGTCACCAAGCTGTGCCGGAACCTGGACAAGGCGCTGCCGTCCTCCGTGGACGACCTCGGCCGCCGGGATCCCTCGCCCGCGTCCGCGCTGACCGCGGGCTGGGGGAACCCGGCGATCATACTGCGCTGCGGTGTCGACCAGCCCGAGAAGATGCTCGACCCGGAGGCCGACGGGGTCGACGTGAACGGGGTGGGGTGGCTGCTGGAGAAGCAGGACGGCGGGTCGTTCCGGTTCACCACCACCCTGCGCAGGGCGTACGTCGAGGTGACGATCCCCAAGGACCGCACGGGAGACGGCATGGCGCCACTCGTCGACGTCGCCTCCGCCGTCAAGAAGGCGATCCCCGAGGGGATCGCCGACTAG
- a CDS encoding Lrp/AsnC family transcriptional regulator: MVQAYILIQTEVGKASTVAEEISKIPGIVQAEDVTGPYDVIVRAQADTVDDLGRMVVAKVQQVDGITRTLTCPVVHL; encoded by the coding sequence GTGGTACAGGCGTACATCCTGATCCAGACGGAGGTCGGCAAAGCGTCGACCGTCGCCGAGGAGATCAGCAAGATTCCTGGCATCGTCCAGGCCGAGGACGTGACGGGACCGTACGACGTGATCGTGCGGGCCCAGGCCGACACGGTCGACGACCTCGGCCGCATGGTGGTCGCCAAGGTCCAGCAGGTGGACGGGATCACCCGTACCCTGACCTGCCCGGTCGTGCATCTGTAG